The Triticum aestivum cultivar Chinese Spring chromosome 7B, IWGSC CS RefSeq v2.1, whole genome shotgun sequence genome window below encodes:
- the LOC123156150 gene encoding UDP-glycosyltransferase 73C6-like, producing the protein MACQGAPNGLGSAIGSAAKAHFVFVPLMFQGHVIPAVDTALLLATHGALASVVATPYNAARIRPTIDFARKSGLPIRLVELPLDCAAEGLPEGADDVDKIPLGLEVNYFRALTLLTEPLERHLRAHPPYPTCIVSDFYHAWTVQVAANLKVPRLCFFSMCAFCVLCQHNVERYNSYDGVADDNEPVVVPGVERRIEVTRAQAPGFLRAPGFEKLADEIELALAESDGIVMNSFMEMEPEYVTGYAAARKMKVWTIGPVSLYHQHAATLAKRGNTTTATDADESLRWLDGKEPSTVVYVSFGSIVHADPKQVVELGLGLEASGHPFVWVLKNTDLYGEDVREFLRDLEERVAGRGMLIRGWSPQVLILNHAAVGGFVTHCGWNSTLEAIAAGLPIVTWPHFSDQFLNEKLAVEVLGIGVSVGIKEPLMWVAKKEIVVGREVVEAAIRSIMDGGGEGKERRRKALALSEKARTAVQKGGSSLANLLDLIKHFELDAGGCTAVQKDA; encoded by the coding sequence ATGGCTTGCCAAGGAGCACCAAACGGGCTGGGAAGCGCCATCGGGAGCGCCGCTAAGGCGCACTTCGTGTTCGTCCCGCTCATGTTCCAGGGGCACGTGATCCCGGCTGTGGACACCGCGCTGCTGCTGGCAACCCACGGCGCGCTCGCCAGCGTCGTCGCCACGCCGTACAACGCCGCGCGCATCCGCCCGACCATCGACTTCGCACGTAAGTCCGGCCTGCCGATCCGGCTCGTCGAGCTCCCGCTCGACTGCGCCGCGGAGGGCTTGCCCGAGGGAGCTGACGACGTCGACAAGATCCCACTTGGCCTCGAGGTGAACTACTTCCGCGCCCTGACGCTCCTCACGGAGCCGCTCGAGCGCCACCTCCGCGCGCACCCGCCGTACCCGACGTGCATCGTGTCCGACTTCTACCACGCGTGGACCGTGCAAGTCGCGGCCAATCTCAAGGTCCCGCGTCTATGCTTCTTCAGCATGTGCGCCTTCTGCGTCCTGTGCCAGCACAACGTCGAGAGGTACAACTCCTACGACGGCGTAGCCGACGACAACGAGCCTGTGGTCGTCCCTGGCGTGGAGAGGAGAATCGAGGTGACGAGGGCGCAAGCCCCCGGGTTCTTACGGGCGCCCGGGTTCGAGAAGCTAGCCGATGAAATCGAGTTGGCGCTAGCAGAGTCTGATGGCATCGTCATGAACTCCTTCATGGAGATGGAGCCGGAGTACGTCACTGGCTACGCGGCCGCCAGGAAGATGAAGGTGTGGACCATCGGGCCGGTGTCGCTGTACCACCAGCACGCCGCGACACTAGCAAAGAGAGGGAACACCACCACCGCCACTGACGCCGACGAGTCTCTCCggtggctcgacggcaaggagcCCAGTACCGTCGTGTACGTCAGCTTCGGGAGCATCGTGCACGCTGACCCGAAGCAGGTCGTCGAGCTCGGCCTCGGGCTCGAGGCATCGGGGCACCCGTTCGTCTGGGTTCTGAAGAACACCGACCTGTACGGCGAGGATGTGCGCGAGTTCCTGCGGGACCTCGAGGAGCGTGTTGCCGGACGCGGGATGCTGATCAGAGGATGGTCGCCGCAGGTGCTTATCCTGAACCACGCCGCGGTGGGCGGCTTCGTGACGCACTGTGGATGGAACTCGACGCTGGAGGCCATCGCGGCCGGGCTGCCGATCGTGACATGGCCGCACTTCTCGGACCAGTTCTTGAATGAGAAGCTAGCCGTGGAGGTGCTCGGAATTGGCGTGAGCGTTGGGATCAAGGAGCCGTTGATGTGGGTGGCGAAGAAGGAGATCGTGGTGGGGAGAGAGGTGGTGGAGGCCGCCATCAGGAGCATCATGGATGGGGGAGGAGAGGGAAAGGAGAGAAGGAGGAAAGCACTCGCTCTCTCGGAGAAGGCAAGGACGGCCGTGCAGAAGGGCGGGTCATCGCTTGCCAACCTGCTGGATCTGATCAAGCATTTCGAGCTGGACGCGGGAGGTTGCACGGCCGTGCAGAAGGACGCGTAA